Genomic segment of Mastomys coucha isolate ucsf_1 unplaced genomic scaffold, UCSF_Mcou_1 pScaffold23, whole genome shotgun sequence:
GTGGCCTCTGTCCATCTACCCAGCCTTTCCCCCTCAGCCCATCTCTGCTTAATGTggcctctgtccatctgtccagcCTTTCCCCCTCAGCCCATCTCTGCTTTACTTTCCAACTGCGTTGAGTACCTTGCAGGTTTTAGGTGACTTTAAGAGCTTCTTAGGGTCTCCCTCTGCCAGCGTCATTCTTCCATGGCTGGCTGAGGGCCTTCGAGAGGCCTGTGTATGGTGTCATTCGCATTGAGAGACAgcccaggggctagagagatggctctgaggttaagattactggctgctcttccagaggtcctgagttcaattcccagcaaccacatggtggctcacaaccatctgtaatgggatctgatgccttcttctggtgtgtctgcagagagTGACAGTGTCCTcttcatatatatcaaataaataagtaaagttgagggggggggagagagagagagggaggaagcggCAAGGAGAGGCTGAAAGGAGTAGATGAGGAAAACAAGCTGGAAGCTCCTGACACTTTTCTGTGACGTTCCTGCTATTACCAAGTGCTTGTTCTTGCTAGGCAATTTTATCTAATGCAGAAAGCAAGAAAGGTGGCAAGTAAGGGGACATAGACAGACCACAgacttgtggagaaagaggggtgTCCTTGGGGGTGGCAGGGCACAGAATTGTACAGATCATGCTTAGAGTGTCAGAGTGGTTGGGACAGAGTATGGCTATGGGAAGGAGGTGGGTGAGCACTGGAGTGCTTGACCTTTCTGGTTTCTGCCAGACCCCTGTGCCAGGTGAGTCAGGAACTATAGGCCTTGCTCTTACTTCTGAGCTAACCTGTCCTTGGGCTGCTCTGTTGGAAACAAGCTGTAGGGCTCTTCTCTGCCAGGTGTAGGTGAGGTTCCAGGGTTAGTCGAGGACAAGCCAGGAACTGGGCTGGAAACTGGAGGAAGTTGAGAGGAAGCAGTGACTTCTGGGGGCAATGGGGTTCTGAAGCTATGGAGAGATGGGGGTGGCTGAGTCACAGGAATTCTGGGGGGAGGGGCTCCGAATCGTAGAATGGGATCAAAATGGGGTGTGGGGAGAAGCTGGGCTGTAGGGGTACAGAGCTTGTCGAGCATGTGTTGAGCTCTGCTAGGTTCCGTTCCTAACATCTGTCTCTTGGGAGGAAGCTGTGAGGCAGTGGTAAACGGCCAGCTCATTTCTGTGAAGTGTCCCTGGAAGGAGAGTGGGTGTCGTGCTTGGCCTTGATGAAAGGCATATTTGCAGAGCTGTATGTATTTCAGAGGGACTGTAGAAACTTGTGTTCTGTGGGCCCTGGTATTGGGGCTTGGGTGTGAATGGTGTGCTGTTTTATGTATGAATGGGACTCAAGAGTTCAGGTGGAGCACCAGCTTGGAACCAGTGTCACCAAGATCCCCTCGGCTACAGCTCTCAGCTTGAGCCCACTTTTgactagaaggtgtggctttgtttatCCAGCTTTGTTTTCCAAAAGATCGTGAGAGATCCACTGAGGAGGAGGCGCCTGGGGTGCTTAGAGGAAATGAGGAAGCCCCCTCACACCTGCGTCTATTTACACCACATCCTTCTCATATGATCCCGTTAATCTGTATATAAAGAAACGCTCAAAATTATCCTGCCATCTCCTGGTTCCCACCTGTAAGAAGTTTCAGGCCTTGAAACTAAGGAAAGAAATTCCAACAATACTTTGAGGAAGCCCTTTTGTGTTCTCCTggtccttcctctttctttcccggCTCCTATGGCTTTCTCTTGTTGGCCACCAGGTGTCGCTCTGATCAGTTCCTTGGGCTTAAAGCCATTTGATCAGAGAAAGTTGCCAGGTTTTTCTGGGATTCTGGGTAAGTTGGCCCTTCCCTCAGGATTCTGAGCCCCTTCTGTTCTTGGGCCGGGCAGTGCCTGACTCTGGGTACTCCTTGTCCTGTGCAGGACAGAGGAAGTAGATATTGTTAAGCAAGGCTGAAAGGGAGCAGAGGAGCCTGACCTGCTGAGTGGCTGTcggcagaggctggggcagaggtGGGAAATGTGAGACAGGGACTTGGGAGCCTGAAAAGTCAGGTGGAGGGCAGAGGGATGGTGTGCTTTGAACCTAAGAAAGCACTGCAGCGTGGAAAACAGGTTTTTCCTCCCCTGAATCATTCTTTCAGAGGAGAGCTAGGGCAGcctcagagagcctgggagttaGGTGTGAGGATCTTTTATAGGAATGACTCTGGAAGTTAGCTTTCCCTCACTTATCCTTAGTTCCCTCATTTCCAAGGagtcctgtgtctgtgtgtgtttgcagtaaTGGGGATTGAACCTACAACCATaggcatgctgggcaagtgctctgacatgagctatactcccaggcttttaaaaacatttttacttcttgttgttgttatagttatgttgttgttgctgtttaagacaaggtctcactctatagccctgactagcctgcaacttgctatatagactctgctattctttttttttttttttttttttttttttttttttttttttctagacagcgtttctctgtgtagccctggctgtcctggtactcactgtgtagaccaggctggcctcaaactcagaaatccacctgcctctgcctcccaagtgctgggattaaaggcgtgcgccaccaccgcctggcgactCTGCTATTCTTGATCAGTCCTCCTGCATCAGTGGCTGGAATTACAAACTTGTACCACCAGCCCACGGGGCCTCTGTGAATCTTTTTGTCTTTGCAGGCAACTCAGGTTTGAGGATTTTCTCTGGCAGTAGCAGAAAAAGGAAGCACCAAGATTCTCCTCTAGGTCCTGTCGGAGAGACCTAGGAGATGGTGTGGATGCAGTCAGAGCATCTGGTCCTGTATGGCATCATAGGGAAAAGGGAAGACAGGACACACTGATGAGCTCTTCCACAAGTGTTCCCTTGTCCCCCAAACCCATGGGAAAGTCTGGCCCTCCTTGCTCCGGGGGCAGAAGGTAGTCTGTTTAGCTTAGGCTTTGAGACCTGACTTGTGTTTAACCTTTCTCAGTCGGGCTCTAATCTGTCTGGTATCCTCCTCACAGCTCTTGCGATGACGATGACGGGATGCAGCCCTGTATTTGCAATGCATCACGTGGCGGGTGTACCCCGTATACTGGTACGGAGAACCTTCCTTGGAACGGACTTTGTCATGACAAGAACTCTGTGCAGTCCAGGTCCCAGCCAGCCTAGAGAGAAGCAACCGGAAGTTGCAGCCGTAGGGCTGTCTCACCGCCTCCCAGAATTGGGAAGAACACTGAGCCACACGGTGCGGCATCGAGCAGCCTCTACAGCCAAGGCTTGGTGGGACAGATACGAAGAGTTCGTGGGACTCAATGAAGTTCGGGAGGCCCAGGGAAATGTgacagaggtgaggagggggcCAGGGCGGCTGGCTTCGCCTCCAGATTTGGGAAATATGGCTTGGGCTCCTAACAAAAAAGTGTTCCCAGCTACATGTGTGAAGGCAGCTGGGAAACTGTGGACACGTTTGTGGTTTTtgcttgaggcagggtcttatgtcTGGCCTTGGAATCCCTGTGTAGccaaactcctgatcttcctgtgcccacctcctgagtgttgggactcTAGATGTGGGCCACCATTAACTAGCCATTTTTTCTCCTGAGACAGTTTTGTCCTGAAGTCCAGACTTGCCTGAAATTTAGAATATCTTCTAGCCTGGCTCTGGGCTCTGATCGTCTTgcctaagtgctaagattataggcttGGGTCACCACACCCGGCTCAGACCTGCCTTTTCTTAAACAAACATCATTGCTAGAAATATTTGCCTCTATCTCATGTGGAGATCTGAATCTGTACTGGAGTGAAGGTCTCTGTTGTCTGGGAAAATACTCAAGTCCTGAAAAGCCCCTGGCTAATGACTCCCCTGTGTATTAGGCCAGCACAATCGCCTTTCGTGGACGGTTTTGCCTTAAGGTGCTGAGGCAAAGGGCACTGAGAAACATCATCTTGGAAGGTGGACGGAGCTGCCTGTGGTCTTCAGGTCTTTGGTGGCAGCAAAAATGCACTGTGTCTCCTGTCTGTACTCAGTTACAGAACAGTGTAGCAGGTTGGAAAAGAGCAGGGGTTTGGCTGGGGATCTGAGGCACATGGCTGTCTCTTCTCCTTGGAGAATATTTGTACCTGTGAGTTTGGCCGAGTTGAAATGACCAGGGCCGTAAGCTAGAGGCTGTAGCAATGACTTGATGGTGGCATTGGAGGCCTCAGTAATACACTGGGTTCCTCCTGGTGGTTCCCATCAGACAAGAGTTGGCTGGATCTAGTGGACAAAGATTGTGTCACTGTTTGCTTTGCAACTTTCTCAGGAGCGTGttacttctgcttgaatgaataaATCCAGGGCTTCACGTGGGTGTGGCCACATGTTGAGCATGCCAGCATGAGCTGGGATTAGTGGTCGAGTTCCTGCCTTTCACAGTGACACCCCAGTGACCCCTGCTTGGCTGCTGCCTCATTAGCTGTAGAACTGAGAAGGCTGATTCCCTCTGACATTCTCTCTGCAGGCGGAGAAAGTGTTCATGGTGGCACGTGGTCTTGTTCGAGAAGCTCGGGAGGGTTTAGAAGCTCAGCAGACTAAGCTGAAGGAGGTGAGGGACCGCTTGGACCGAGTCTCCAGGGAGGACAACCAGTACCTGGAACTGGCTACTTTGGAACACAGGATGCTACAGGTGGGCCCCTCAGGAAGCCACCCTCCGTTACCTGCACAAGCCCCTTGCAGGGCAGGGTATGGAGTGGGTAACCCTGACTGTTGGTCAGAGGTCTTGGAAGAGGTAAACCTGAAGCTTCTATGGTAGTCTTAGGCCCAGGCTTCCAGAGCCTGTCTGCCTGCTCTTTCCCGAGTACTGGGGTCAACAGTGCAGCAAAATACTATCTGACACCTACTATTGAAGAGAGGATGGGGATATTGGCTCAGAGTATACTAGATATTTTCCTAGAGACATGCTCTGCATGACTGCCCAGAGGGAAGATCACATGGCTGCCTCTCACACCCCCCACCGCTCTGCTCCCACACCAACAGGTATATCCTTCTGTCTTCATGCGGCAGGTGTTTGTAGAGCCAGTGGCTGGGGAGTGGCCCCTGCCCCTGTGGCTGTAGTCACAAGGCTCCTTGCCATGCTGTCTGATTCCTTGTTctcacaggaagagaagaggctcCGAATAGCATATCTGCGTGCAGAAGACTCAGAGCGAGAgaagttctctctcttctctgcagcTGTGCGGGAGAGTCATGAGAAAGAGCGTACAAGGGCTGAGAGGACCAAGAACTGGTCCCTCATTGGGTCAGTTCTAGGAGCTCTGATAGGTGTGGCCGGTTCCACCTACGTTAACCGCGTCCGGCTACAAGAGCTGAAGGCCTTGCTCCTGGAAGCACAGAAAGGGCCTGCGAGTCTCCAGGAGGCCATCCGTGAACAGGCATCTAGCTATTCCCTCCAGCAGAAAGACCTGCAGGACCTTATGGTGGATCTGAGGGGCCTGGTGCACGTCGGGCAGGGCCAGGGCTCTGCGTCACCAACAGGTCCTCCTTCTACCCGAGGAAAAGACATAGATGGCCTCTCAGCCGCCATGAAAGAGCAGCTCAGTCATTCCCGGCAGGTCTATTCCTGCCTAGAGGGTTTACGAGAGCAGCTTGATGGCCTGGAAAAGACTTGCAGCCAAATGGCTGGGGTGGTTCAGCTCGCAACGGCTCCGGCAcatccaggcatggtggggcCAGTGGAAGGGGCCCTGCCCAGCTCCTTGCTGGAACACGGGAGTGTGATCTTGGCCCTGTcagagatggagcagaggctaGAAGCCCAGGCTAATAGGAACACTCTCTCTAGCACTCTGGTCACCTGTGTGACTTTTATGGCCACATTGCCTTTGCTCTACATGCTGTTCAAGGCCAGTTAGCCCTGGGGTCCTTCTTCAAAGGGGCCGAAGGGTGAATATAGCTTTTGTTGGTGATATAATGAATCTCGAGGTACACGCAGCCTCAGCCTGACTCTGAATACCATCTGAGGTGCTCACCAACAGGTATATTTTATTGTGTAGGTAATACCTATTTACATGAATTACTGAAACTTTGTGCAAATGTCCaattaaaatatctaagaatttgtattattttaaagatctttATATTAGACTCAGTTTCATCATTGACTTCAGAAGTCTGGGACTTGTGGTTTAGCCTGGAACGAGGGATCATCCTCTTTAGTTCCTTCCTCATCTAGTAGTGATCCTAGATCAGGACTGTGTTGGATGAAAGTAGCCCCGGATTCTCACTTAGAATATCCTGACACAATTGCCCTCTGCTTGTTGGGCCTTCCTGTGTGTGGGCTCAAGTGAGTACAATCCAGCCCGGTGTGTGGCTTTCTGCCGTGGGATGGGGAAAAGATGTGGTTCTGGTGCCGAAAGGCAGGGACTGGGGCCATTGCAGATCCACGCTGGCCTGCAGATCCCTGATACAAAGTCCTGTCCATGCACCCTGGGACCCTCAAACAAACATGGGCATAGTTCAGGCCCTTGCCGGCAGCAGTTTGGAGACGTGAAGGACGGGAACAGTGAAACATGGAAGCGGACTGCCCTGAGAACCTTGACCTCTCTCTTCACAGGGAACAGTGACCCTTGACCTTCTCTGCTAAATGGCGTGAGTGGCCTTACGTAAATAGAATCTGTGGAGTGTTGCTCTGCGCTGAGTATTAGTGGTCTGGAACCTTAAGGAGAGTCAGTCTAACAGCCTTCCCCAGAGAGCACCCCCACCCGAGGACACCACAGCTGTCGGCTTCCAGTGGGAGCTTGTTTGTGCCTGTGAAGTCACAAGTCTTTCTCAGGAGCAGCCCTCTATTCTTGGATGCTGTGCTCCTCCCTAAACAGCAAGCGCGACCCGAAAATGGCTCCTAAGTGAACCTCTGAGAACCTAATCTCTCAGTCAGTCAATCATTTACTGTCATACAGTGGTCCCCTGAGAGCGAAACAAGCCCAGCACCTAAGGGTGTTCATACCCCTGAAGGGCCAGGAAGCACTCCAGCCTTCCTCATCTGTACACACAGATACGGCGCTAGCATGACGTCAGTTCTGTCGGGCAGGCATTGAGGGGAGAGGATTCCCCTTGGTGAAAGGGGCTCCTACAGCGTTGCAGAAGTAGGGAGGCCAATGTAATTGAGGGGGTGGGTGCAGACTGTCCTAGGAGGGGTGGGGATAGGTTTGAGAGAGTTGTGGAGCATAAGGttagagggtgggggtggggggtggaaagGAGCTGGAGAACTGGGGTGACTGTTGGAGTGTCAGGGAAGGGTTGTCATGGTAGTGCTGACAAGGTGCTAGGTGACTGGAATCAGGTGCTCAAATgggggtggaggaagaagagtggTGATCTGAGAGGCCTTAAGGGAGGGGTATTTTGGAAAGCAGGCAGATGAGCTGAAGGACCCTGTCTTAATTAGTTTCTGTTGcgatgaaacaccgtgaccaaaaagcatgttggggaggaaagggtttctttggcttgcACTTCCACATCATTGTTAATCACTGACAGGAACAGGACCggacaggacaggaactcaagcagggccaGATCCTCATGGAGGGGTGCCGCTTACTGCTCAACgcgctttcttacagaacccagggccaTCAGCCCAGGGGTGACCCCGCCCTCGGTGGACTGGGCCTTCccctgtcaatcactaattaagacgGAGAGATTTTTCCCACTGAAGTTCTCTCAGATAACTCAAGCttctgtcaagttaacataaatccagccagcacccccacccccaccccatgggaGTCTGTGGGTGTGATGGTAGAGAGTAGCCTGGCATCAGGCCTTAGTGAAGTGGCGGATACGGAAGACTCGGGCTTCCCCGACTTAGAGCCCTCTAACCTTAGAGGCTTCCAGGTGACGTATATGCAGATGTTTCCCTTTCTGGACACTATGCCAATGGCCTTGAGCCAGAGTCCTTCAAAAGCCTTCAGGATGGGTCCGGTCCTGGCTCCACAGATTGCCATTGGCAAGCCCGGGTGCGAACGGCCCTACGTAAGACGCCCTCAGGAGAGAACCTCTGCCCAGGGTTTCCTTCCCAGGAAGACCCAGGTGTTTTCCAAGGAGGGAGTCCAGACTTGCTCAAGCCTTCTGAGCTCTGCATGGCTCCAGGTACCGGCcgtggaggagggaaggaaataagACCCTTCGCTGCCAGTATGCTCTGCTTACACAGCCCAGCTATGGTGGTATCACCCCTTACTTGTCAATGAGCAAATAAGTCGGGGGAGGGGTGTCAGGTTACATGGCTTAGTGATGGCGCAAACTCAGGTCCAAAGCCCGGGCTCTCTTCAAACAGCCAGGGGTGGGGGCCGGAAGGAGAGGTTGGGTGTTGTGGAGTactgaaagaaggaaaggtgGGCAGGGCCAGGTGAGAAGAGGAGAAGCTGGCGCCTAGGAGACCAGGTGAAGAAAGTTGGCCGGGGAGGATGGCCGCAAGGGCCGGGATCTAGAAGGGAATGAGAGCGCTCCGGGCGCTGGGCGAGGTGCGTTGGGGACGGTCAAGATGGTGGTTATAGAACAGGCAGAGCAGGTGTGGGGCACAAGTCCTTCGAACTCAGGCAGGACGGGGAACGGCTCCTTTGCTGTATCTCAACACCCGGGTGTAAGGCTCGCAACCGTGGCCTCAGCCTCTCGGTCCTAAGCGGCGCGCAGGTGAGGCCCGGCTGGGCGGGGCAGACCGCCCACGCTCCGGGCTAGACTCCTCGCCCTACACGTCTGCGTTGCCATGGCTACCGCCCGGGCGCTGCAACCCCCATTTAATGAGAGGGGGTTGAtcatcaccccccacccccaggcccttCACAAACTCCGATCCCGCGGGACCGGAATGCGGGGTCCCGGATGGCTGGGGCCGCGTACCCCGTTCTCCCGGCTGCTTCCGGCCTGGTCCGGGCGGCGCGCGGGGGGAGGGCGGCCCGacgggcggggggtgggggggtggaagGAGCGGAGCCCGGGCCGGCCGACGCGGCTTTGTCTCCTTTGTTCCCAGCGGAGGCAGCGCCGCGGCGGGAGGGGCGGGCGGCGGGCGCAGTTTTTTCCGCCCCTCGGTCTCCGGGTAACAGCTGCGGCTCCGCCAGACCCACCTCCGAGGGGAGGAAAGGCCGCCGCGCGCAGATCTGAGCTAGCCCGGAGCTGCGGGCGGACGCCTCGCCGCGCGCATCCCGCAGGAGGGTCGGGCGGTGAGTTGCGGGACTTGGGCAGGGAAGGCGGGGCCGAGGCGAGAGCCGCGCGCACCCGGGTGGAACGGCCCGGAGGCCTCGATCCTGCTGGGCGCGGGCAGCCGGAGTGGAGCCACTGGTGAGCGGCTTCGGTCCTCAGAGTTGGGACCACACTCGCGCGCGCGAAGGCAAACTCTGGCGGCACCGCCTGTAACGCgattgggagacagaggaggtggAGCTGCTCCTCCGCGCCCCCTCCTCGCTGCCGCCACCGCCGCTGTCGGGACCGGCCGGCCCCTTCCCCGCCCTCCCTGGGCCACTGGTGGGGTCTTTGTCCCGTGGCgcggaggagggaggagggtcgAGGATGAGCCGGAGCAGGGAAGTGGAGGCTTCCCCATAGGATAACAAACCCTTCAGGCTGAGAGTGACAAAGGAGGACCACGAGCTTTTTAACACTGGGGCTCTGTCTCGGTACCCACACACCCAGCCCGTGCTTGAGGAGCGCCTTAATTTATAGTGGGTGTCTGGTAAAATGATGGCTCCCTTCTACCCTACTCAACATCCAGAAGGCAGGTGTGTAGTGCGCACCACTTCACTGTCAAAAAGTAACTCTCCCTTTTAAGTGGATACCCGGGGCCGGGGCGGGGGGGGGGNNNNNNNNNNNNNNNNNNNNNNNNNNNNNNNNNNNNNNNNNNNNNNNNNNNNNNNNNNNNNNNNNNNNNNNNNNNNNNNGGGTGTAGGTGGCAGAGCTCTTGTCTGAAAGGGAAGGCTAGTTTCCCCCAACTCCCAGACAAGTGCAGATGTGGAAGGGCTGAGATTGTGAGCCCTCTTGGTTGTGAAAGCAGCTGCAGGAGACGGTTAGATGGTGCTTGTGCTTTGCAGAAGTCAGGCAGCCAGTCTTGGGCCCTGTCGTAGGGTTTCGGGGAGTGTGGGCTCTGAAGAGGCCTGTGGGGCAGGCCTGGGCACAGGCAGAGTTAGTTAGACTTTGGCGATGAGCCTGGACAGCCTGAGATGTGGGGAGTAGGGAGGAGATACTACTGGCAGTGCAAGTTAGGGACGTGAGGCTTGGCTCCAAATAAGCCCTAGTCCGATCATTAATAAAACTGGGCCAATTCCTTACCTTTTGAGCGGCCAAGAGGCTTGGAAAGTGGCGTGTGAGCTCCATATTACCCCTCCTGGCTGGATCTCCTTGGCAGTGAAATGGGGGCTCATTCACCATGTAGGGAACACCTGCTCAGCGTTGGGTCTGCTAGGGTCTTCTGATTAAAAGTGGGTACTCTCTGTCTTTAAAGTGCTCTTGTCAGGAGTGGGAGGATGGAACAGAAGAAAATGGTCTTGGGGCCCACTCATGCCAGGTACACTCCACTATATTTACTGTCAGAGCAGTCCTTCCTCCGCTCCCACCAATGGGAAATCTGAGGCTCAGAGCCCAAGGAAGAGCAGGGATAGATAATAGGTCAGGCCTGGTAGCTGGGCGTGTCCATTTCATCTACCACACAGGGTTACCTCCTCTGGAGCCTGGGAGGCCTAGGAAGGCTCCCTAGGGAGGTGATGGCAGGGCGTGGGAGGTAATGGGAGACAGAAGGAGTGGGCATTCCAGGCCGAGGGAACAGCCCTTGTGATGGGAGGGAGGAATAAAACAAGCCTGCAGTTTAGGCTGGAACGAGGGGCATGTGTGGGGGAGGGTGTGGGGGAGAGGgtcttgacctttttctctccagcctgagggTACCCCAAAAAGCCTGAGTGTGTGCACTCCACTGTTGTTTAAAGAAATTCCAATGAGGTCCTCATAGATTGGAGGGACTAGAGATGCCTCTGTGGCATGTAGCTGGAGTTCAGTGAAATGTGTGTGCTAGCGTGGAGGAGAAAAATGTCACTCTCTTTTGTCTTTCCCTGCCCATGGTATGTAGCCTTACTGACGTCGCTTCTTATAGAGAGTCAACCTCTGACCTGTGCACTGAGCTTTTCTGAGCCCTCACATATCTCTGTATGTTCCCCTCAACTTCAATTTGGGGAGTGGCTTTGTTATTGCCCCTTGAGGGCTGAGAAACTTTGGCATGCAGTAGGCGCTGAGCAAATATTTACAAGCTAATGAAACGGCAAGTGCTGGTCTCACTGTGGGACCCTGTGCCCAAGGCCCATCCGTGGCCCAAGGTGGTGGGAGAGAGTTAGGCAgtagcaggagagcaggagatggcttctgctcttccagaggaagaaactcggtctctctctcccttggaAACAAGGTGGCGGGCGTTTTAGTAGCCTGGCCTTGCCACAGTCCTGGGCATCTGGCTGGGTTCAAGACTTTCCCTGCagcctcttccccacccccccaacccccttggGTGGCAAACAGAGGCAGCCTTGTTCCTGCTTCCATAGAGCTGCCCTGTTCTCTGCACACTAAAAATGGAAACCCCCAAGCTATTTTGGGAGCTGTGCCCAGCCAGACTGTGGCCATGGCCCTCTGCTCCCACTGGGCTGTGACCACAGCGTTCTTGCTCCCACCAGGCTGCTGGTCCTTCCTCTTAGCCTTGTGCCCAGCCCAGCTTATGATAGGGCAGCCTCAGGAGTGCCTTGCCACGGCCTCTGATATATGGACCAATCCAGGGGCaaagaaaggaactctgggaatcCTCCACATGGACAGCCTGGCAGCTAGGTGGTGGGAGGGCCTGTGCAGTGTGGCCTGGGCACAAGGAGGGGAAAGTGTTTCTCAGTGTAGACTAGTTCATCCCATAACCAAACTCTGTGTTCCTGCTTGAGGACCACTGGATTATGAGAAAGGTAGAAAGGTATGCCATAGTTACTTAGGTCTGGGGTTTAGGAGCCTTAGCTAGGGCCTGCAAAGTCAGAAAGCAGGCGCTCAGACATCTGGAGAGGTCCTAGGGTTGGACCTGGGGTTGCAGGGCATAAGCAGGCTTGACCACTTCCTCAGAATCCCCAGCCCGCCACTCATACTGCATTCTGGGTTCTGACTCCACAACCCGCAGGAGAGAACATTCCAGG
This window contains:
- the Ccdc51 gene encoding coiled-coil domain-containing protein 51 — translated: MTMTGCSPVFAMHHVAGVPRILVRRTFLGTDFVMTRTLCSPGPSQPREKQPEVAAVGLSHRLPELGRTLSHTVRHRAASTAKAWWDRYEEFVGLNEVREAQGNVTEAEKVFMVARGLVREAREGLEAQQTKLKEVRDRLDRVSREDNQYLELATLEHRMLQEEKRLRIAYLRAEDSEREKFSLFSAAVRESHEKERTRAERTKNWSLIGSVLGALIGVAGSTYVNRVRLQELKALLLEAQKGPASLQEAIREQASSYSLQQKDLQDLMVDLRGLVHVGQGQGSASPTGPPSTRGKDIDGLSAAMKEQLSHSRQVYSCLEGLREQLDGLEKTCSQMAGVVQLATAPAHPGMVGPVEGALPSSLLEHGSVILALSEMEQRLEAQANRNTLSSTLVTCVTFMATLPLLYMLFKAS
- the LOC116073755 gene encoding wiskott-Aldrich syndrome protein homolog 1-like, producing MVNEPPFHCQGDPARRGNMELTRHFPSLLAAQKAVPPEFAFARASVVPTLRTEAAHQWLHSGCPRPAGSRPPGRSTRVRAALASAPPSLPKSRNSPPDPPAGCARRGVRPQLRASSDLRAAAFPPLGGGSGGAAAVTRRPRGGKNCARRPPLPPRRCLRWEQRRQSRVGRPGLRSFHPPTPRPSGRPPPARRPDQAGSSRENGVRGPSHPGPRIPVPRDRSL